CGACGTCGACAAGCACATGCGGGCATGCACGGAAGCGGGGCTCACCCACGTCATGCTCCATATGCCGATGGTCGTGACCATCGCCTATGAGGTCATGGGCATGCCGGCCATCGAAGCGGCGAGGGTGCATAACGACACCATGGCCGAGATCCGCGACCGCTACCCGGACATCGTCTTTCCCTATGGGACGGTGCGGCCTCACGACGGTGCCCAAGCGGTTGAGGAGGCCGCGAGGTGCATCGATGAGTTGGGCTTCAAAGCTCTGGCCATCGACACCAGCTACGGCACCACCGATCGCCTCTTCCCCCACACCGTCGAGTGCTTCGAGTTCTGGGAATACGTCAATGACATGGGGATCGCGGTATACGTCCATCCCGCCATGCTCTGCTACGGCTGGGAGTGGATGGACCGCTACAAGTTCGACGAGACGGTCGCCAGACCGGCAGAGACAGCCCTCTGTGCATCGCTGATGATCATGACGGGGCTGTTCGACCGTTTCCCGCAGCTGCGGATCATCCTGGCCCACATGGGGGGCGGCTTTCCTATGTGCCTGTCGCGGCTGGAGTTCGGGCATCGCCTTGGATACGATGGGATCCCGGAGTACCAGAAGCCGAAGAATATCAGGGCGCCAAGAGAATACGTTAGGGAAAACCTGTGGGCGGACACCATGGGTTTCGATGCCGCCGGGATCAGGCACGCCATCGAGGTCTTCGGCGTGGACCATGTCATGCTCGGGACCGACTACGGCCCCATTCCCATCTCGCCCGCGGAACACATAGACATCGTCCGCCACGACCTGGGCCTGACGCAGGCGGAGCAGGAAAAGATACTGGGGTTGAACGCTAAGGAACTGTTCGGCCTGACGGCTCAGGCATGAGTATCCATGAACCCGCCCCTCAAAGCGGGAGAGTAGCGAGCCCCGTCAAGCCCATAGATGATATCTTCTCCCTGCCCTCTTGAGTGCCCCTGGTCACCGCGTACAACGCGACATGGCGTGCATATCCCGGGCAAATTATCAATGCCATTTCGCATGCGGCACGCTAGGATAGAAGTTGTAATGATCTCTTAGAGTCGGCGCATGCCTGCGGAGAATCAAGGAGGGAAACGACCATGAGGACCAAGCAACAGTATATCGAAGGCCTCGCGAAGATGGGGCGCAACGTCTATTTTAACGGCGAGAAGATCGACCGCGACTGCGAGCTGCAGATGGACTGCCTCAACGTCATCGGAACCACCTTCGACGAGGCGGAGAAGCCGGAGAACGCGGAGCTCATGACCGCGACCTCCCACCTCACCGGCCACACCATCAACCGCTTCACCCATATCCACCAGAACACCGACGACCTGCACAAGAAGCAGGACATGACCCGCTTCCTGTGCCAGAAAGTGGGGGGATGCATCCAGCGCTGCATGGGCATCGACGGCACCAACGCCATTTACAACGCCTCCTACGAGGCGGACAAGCAAAACGAAGGCACCACCGAGTACCACGAAAACTTCAAGAAATGGCTCGTCCGCTTCCAGGACGAGGACCTGGTGGGGTGCTGCGCCCAGACGGACGTCAAGGGCGACCGCATGCTGCGCCCGGCCGACCAGCCCAATCCCGGCGCCTACGTACACATCAAGGAGAGGCTGGCGGACGGCATCGTGGTAGAGGGCTGCAAACTGCACATCTCCGAGGCCTCGGTGGCCGACGAGATCCTGGTGCTGCCCACCCGCGCCCTCAGGCCTGAAGACGCGGACTACGCCGTGGCCTTCGCGGTCCCCGGCGACTGGGAAGGCCTGAAGCACGTGGTGACCATCCACAACCTGCGGCCGCGGGAGGTATACAAGCGGGGGTTCGTCCCCGGCGCCACCGACTCTTACCTCATCTTCGAGGACTGCTTCGTCCCATGGGAGAGGGTCTTCCTGGCCGGCGAATACGTGCACGGCGGCGCCCTGGCCCTGCTCTTCGCACTCTTCCACCGCCATTCCTATTCGGGGTGCAAGCCGGCCATCGGCGATGTCATCCTGGGGACGGCAGCCCTGGCGGCGGAGATGAACAACATCCACAAGCAGCCCCACGTGCGGGAGAAGCTGGCTGAGATCATCCTCACCAGCGAGCTTGGTTACGCAGCGGGCTACACCGCGTCGGACCTGGGCAAGCCCGAGGTCTACATCCCGGGGGTAGGGTTCATGCCCTACGGCCCCGGCTCCTACATCCCCAACTCCATCTACTGTAACGTGGGCCGCTGCCTCACCGGCGAAGCGGTGTGGCGCGAATCGGAGATACTCTGCGATATCGCGGGCGGCGTGGTGGCCACCTTCCCCCACGAGAAGGACTTCGAGAACCCGGAGACCGGCGAGCTGCTGCTGAAGTACACCAAGCGCAACCCGCACGTCCCGGCGGAGGACCAGGCGCAGTTCTGGCGGTACCTCGGCGACCTCATGTGCTCGGCAACGGGCGGGATCGTGAACATCGGGAACTACCACGGCGGCGGTTCGCCCATCATGGAGCAGATCGCCATCACCACCCAGTATGATATAGAGTCCCGCAAGAAGCTGGTGCGCTACCTGGCGGGGATGAGCGGCGGAGACCGCGACGCCCTCGACAAGTAACGCGAAAGCTTCGAGGGTCCTGGGGATCATCGAGTGCCAATGCCCCCCGAGGAATACCTCCGGGGGCAATTATCGGGAGGCAGCGATGGTGGCCTTGGTCTCTCCATGGAAAGATCCGCAATGAAATGCTCCTGGCCCTGGTAGGATCCATCTCGCGCTCCCGCAGCCTTGAGCACCTTGAAGCAGGGGCCGTTAGCACAGATAAGATAGAAGCGGAGGTTAGATCCCTTTGTCCTGTCTCTCATCCTCGAGAGCATATGTATTCCCTGCGAATCCATGAAATCCAGTTGGTTGAGGTCGACTGCGAAAACCGTCCCCGGATTCAAGCGCCGCGGCTAATGTTGCTTCGAATTCCGCCCGGGCTGACAGGTCCAACTCACCATGAAGCGCGACTATGGTACCGCTTTCCGTGTGAGATAAAGAACCCGGTTCTTCAACTGTTTGTCTCATCCCGCTTTGACCTTCCGCCTCAAAGCTTCAGCACTCCACCGGGAGTCTCCGTTGCGATTCATTCCGTAAATCGTCGTCTCCGATTCCTTGGGCAGCCGCCGTATTCGCTCTTGCACCCTCTTATGGCTCAAAGAATGGTCCTCATAGCAGACCTGGCACATATCGAATTCTATCGAACCCGCGCTTCCGCAGCGATGACAACGTTTGGGTTTCGTCATCGTCAATCACCTCCAAGCCGGCACTTTCAAAACGATTGTCTACGATGCCAAGATAATATATTATCTCATTAATAATGTCATATTTTATTATTAATATTTACAAATTTATATCTATATTCTATACATATTATATGGCAATAAATAAGGAGGGGACGACAAGCCGCAAGGCGCGGCTGCTGGAGGGCCATGAAGACACTCCGCTATATAGCATAGGGGTTGCCTCACGGCTTCTTGGTTGTGATCCGAGTGCATTGAGACGATATGAGAAGGCGGGGCTAATAGAGCCACAGAGGACCGGGGGCAACACACGGCTTTATTCCGAGAATCAGCTTGAACGGCTGAGGGACATACAGGGGCTTATCGAAGTCGATGACGTAAATATGGCGGGTATAAACATTATCCTGAGCCTGAAGAAAGAGGTAGAGGACCTGAAGGAAGAGATAGCTGTACTAAGAAAGGAACTAGCGTTTCTCAAGGATAAGGCGAATAAAAAGGACAAACATCGCGGTTAAAGACGAAGCAAGGAAATCTTCCCTGCAAGGCCCTCCCGCATCTTCAGGGCGTGCAAGGTGCTCGCTCTCTGTTCCTCCTGTCGCAACAGTATGATCGAGCAATGCAAGGAAAGGACCTGTGTGGGCCCACACCGCTTCCACCCAGGCTTTCCCGCACATCGCCGGAACGGCAACCCCCGGCGCCAGAACGGGATAGAGTATCAAGGGAATGCGAGCCGGCTGCAGCTTTAACGTTTTGCACGACCGAATTCGGGCAGGGGAATGCTATCGTAAGGCAGGAAATGCAGGTCCCATGAGCGTGGCGGAGGAAAGCCACTAGGTACTTCCGGGGTACGCCATTGCGGTCGCCGGTTGGTCCGCCAGGCGATACCGCCTCGATATCCGTCCGAATGGGACTTCTCTGGAGGTTGAGCATGGATAGTAGCGCTGGCAGTTCGGAGGTGTCACGTTAGAAGCCAATAGGTTTCGGGCCTGCACGAGGAAGTGGTCTTCTCCGAGAACTCCGCGATACTGAGTTTGGCAACAGGCCCGGTTCAGGACTTGGCCTGCTCGCTTAGATTACCGGGACAACCGCAGGCTGACCTTTCGGACGAGCGGGTATAATTAGGTTATGGTCATGCTAATGGAAGAGCGGCGGGATCTCACTCCTTCATCAGTCTAGAAACGCGGCGTTTGATATTTACGGGTGATGCATATGGGGGGCTGTACCGAGGACAAGTCATGGTTTGCGGAGGTAGCGCATCGGACGTGGAGCCGCTTCTTGTGCCGTGGGCACGGAGAGGCGCAGGAGATGGAGCCGCGCTACAGGGACCTGTATGAGAATGCGCCCGTGGCATATTTCTCCATCGGTACGGATGGACGTATACTGGACTGCAACAAGGCCGCTGAGAGCTTTCTGGGCTATACGGCGGAGGAGTTGCGCAAGCTCAAGGTATTAGACCTCTATGCCGAGGAATCCGTGCCCAAAGCCATGCAGATCTTCGAGCGGTTCAAACAGGGCGTCCCGGTGGAGAATGAGGAGCTAGTCTATATCGGGAAGGACGGCGCCATAGCTCACGGCCTCCTCTCCATAAACCCCTTGAAGGATAAAGACGGCAATGTCATCGCCAGCCGTTCGGTGGTCATAGATATCGGCGAGCGTAGACGGATCGAGGGAGCTTTAAGGGAGAGCGAGGAGAAGTACCGGGAGTTGTTCGAGAACATGAGCAGCGGGGTGGCGATGTACGAGGCGGTCGAAGGCGGGGAGGACTTCGTGTTCGTCGATTTCAACCGGGCGGGTGAGAGGATAGAGGGAGTAACAAGGGGGAGCGTCGTCGGCAGGAGGGTTACGGAGGCCTTCCCGGGGGTTGAGGAGTTCGGTCTTCTCGAGGTCTTCCGCAGGGTGTGGAGGACGGGGGAACCCGAGCATTTCCCCCTTGCCCAATACCGTGATGAGAGGATAACGGGATGGAGAGACAACTACGTCTACAGGCTCCCGGGCGGAGAGATAGTCGCTGTTTACGACGACGTGACGGAGCGAAAGAAGGCCGAAGAAAACCTGCGCAAGAGCGAGGAGTATCACCGTAAGCTGGTCGAGAGCGCCTACGACTTCTTCTCCGTACTCAACGAGGAAGGAAGCCATCGCTACATAAGCCCATCGGTGAAGCGGGTGATGGGCTACGAGCCCGGGGAGCTGATGCAGAAAAATTCCTTGGACCTCATCCACCCCGAGGACAGGCAAAAGGCCATGGAGGCGTTTTCCGGTATGACTAGGAGCCCTGGAAGCGAGATCCACCTGGAATACCGTGCCAGGCACAGGGACGGGACATGGAGAGTCCAGGAGACGGTGGCGAGGAACCTGCTCCATGACCCGGTTGTCAGGGGCATCGTTGCCAACACCCGCGATATAACCGAACAGAACCTGGCCACGGAAGCGCTGAAGAGCATCAATCGCCTCTTCCTCAGCCTGGGGGCGGACCTCATCGCCAACCTGGAGAGGATAATAGCGGCCGCCCGGGAGATCCTTGGCGCGGAGCTGGTCAACTACTGCAGAATAGAGAGGGGGAGGCTGATCTGCGCTCTCTCCACTGCGCCGGGGGAGGCGCCCAGGCCCGTAGGCAAGCCTGAGGACCACATCTGCTACGAGGTTATAAGCGGAGGCGGTGCACCCCTGGTTATCGAGGACCTGGACGCCACTAGCTACGCGGAAAGC
This region of Actinomycetota bacterium genomic DNA includes:
- a CDS encoding MerR family transcriptional regulator; this encodes MAINKEGTTSRKARLLEGHEDTPLYSIGVASRLLGCDPSALRRYEKAGLIEPQRTGGNTRLYSENQLERLRDIQGLIEVDDVNMAGINIILSLKKEVEDLKEEIAVLRKELAFLKDKANKKDKHRG
- a CDS encoding 4-hydroxyphenylacetate 3-hydroxylase N-terminal domain-containing protein, whose protein sequence is MRTKQQYIEGLAKMGRNVYFNGEKIDRDCELQMDCLNVIGTTFDEAEKPENAELMTATSHLTGHTINRFTHIHQNTDDLHKKQDMTRFLCQKVGGCIQRCMGIDGTNAIYNASYEADKQNEGTTEYHENFKKWLVRFQDEDLVGCCAQTDVKGDRMLRPADQPNPGAYVHIKERLADGIVVEGCKLHISEASVADEILVLPTRALRPEDADYAVAFAVPGDWEGLKHVVTIHNLRPREVYKRGFVPGATDSYLIFEDCFVPWERVFLAGEYVHGGALALLFALFHRHSYSGCKPAIGDVILGTAALAAEMNNIHKQPHVREKLAEIILTSELGYAAGYTASDLGKPEVYIPGVGFMPYGPGSYIPNSIYCNVGRCLTGEAVWRESEILCDIAGGVVATFPHEKDFENPETGELLLKYTKRNPHVPAEDQAQFWRYLGDLMCSATGGIVNIGNYHGGGSPIMEQIAITTQYDIESRKKLVRYLAGMSGGDRDALDK
- a CDS encoding amidohydrolase family protein, with amino-acid sequence MAESFIVDVQNHVLPLDLISGAVTAGIVDASALPATVKWRGITFATSQDMVDVDKHMRACTEAGLTHVMLHMPMVVTIAYEVMGMPAIEAARVHNDTMAEIRDRYPDIVFPYGTVRPHDGAQAVEEAARCIDELGFKALAIDTSYGTTDRLFPHTVECFEFWEYVNDMGIAVYVHPAMLCYGWEWMDRYKFDETVARPAETALCASLMIMTGLFDRFPQLRIILAHMGGGFPMCLSRLEFGHRLGYDGIPEYQKPKNIRAPREYVRENLWADTMGFDAAGIRHAIEVFGVDHVMLGTDYGPIPISPAEHIDIVRHDLGLTQAEQEKILGLNAKELFGLTAQA
- a CDS encoding PAS domain S-box protein; this translates as MEPRYRDLYENAPVAYFSIGTDGRILDCNKAAESFLGYTAEELRKLKVLDLYAEESVPKAMQIFERFKQGVPVENEELVYIGKDGAIAHGLLSINPLKDKDGNVIASRSVVIDIGERRRIEGALRESEEKYRELFENMSSGVAMYEAVEGGEDFVFVDFNRAGERIEGVTRGSVVGRRVTEAFPGVEEFGLLEVFRRVWRTGEPEHFPLAQYRDERITGWRDNYVYRLPGGEIVAVYDDVTERKKAEENLRKSEEYHRKLVESAYDFFSVLNEEGSHRYISPSVKRVMGYEPGELMQKNSLDLIHPEDRQKAMEAFSGMTRSPGSEIHLEYRARHRDGTWRVQETVARNLLHDPVVRGIVANTRDITEQNLATEALKSINRLFLSLGADLIANLERIIAAAREILGAELVNYCRIERGRLICALSTAPGEAPRPVGKPEDHICYEVISGGGAPLVIEDLDATSYAESDPYVRRYGLRSFLGYPVVLEGKTMGCLSVFDTLRRSFSHDETELLGTLARATAIEEERLAREEEMKDFIDIASHELRHPVTLMKGYALSLRDLWERLDQEKIKDMLDAIDHGADRLNRLALGLLDLSRIERGRFRIEKRDAELTTLVEQVVDELRRGGARNEFGIDTPDGPVTIVVDPERIAELLIILLENAVKFSPPEAPVEIGISRGDSEVLVSVLDRGEGVPEDYRELVFQRFVQVEDAQHHSIPGMGMGLYIAREIVEAHRGMIWCEPRVGGGSAFRFTLPA
- a CDS encoding STAS domain-containing protein, whose protein sequence is MNPGTVFAVDLNQLDFMDSQGIHMLSRMRDRTKGSNLRFYLICANGPCFKVLKAAGARDGSYQGQEHFIADLSMERPRPPSLPPDNCPRRYSSGGIGTR